One Methylobacterium sp. AMS5 genomic region harbors:
- a CDS encoding 3'-5' exonuclease — protein sequence MSVVAIDFETANERRDSACAVGLAWIEGGRVVRRESRLIRPPQLRFSPGNIRVHGILPADVRDAPTFPEVIAEFLPDLSGGLMLAHNAGFDMGVLAASLAAWGEPVPDMAGHCTLQIARRVFPDPAGHGLAKVASRLGIRFEHHDAGEDAFACAEIALAALRETGATDIADLARGLGLIPTRALTTPRRDMTRSTSAKALRASGIVDLRPSNALRFAMRGSTGNRYLLEFEERTDGPYLRCSCPAGTHRRRCRHVDALVEGDITELTSNNFDDVERLRQLLDGKSVGPVRIKGVAAA from the coding sequence ATGAGCGTCGTCGCGATCGATTTCGAGACCGCCAACGAGCGGCGCGACAGCGCCTGCGCGGTCGGGCTTGCCTGGATCGAGGGGGGCCGCGTGGTGCGGCGCGAATCCCGGCTGATCCGCCCGCCGCAGTTGCGGTTCTCGCCCGGCAATATCCGCGTCCACGGCATTCTGCCGGCGGACGTGCGTGATGCGCCGACCTTTCCCGAGGTGATTGCCGAGTTCCTGCCCGACCTGTCGGGCGGGTTGATGCTCGCGCACAATGCCGGCTTCGACATGGGCGTGCTCGCCGCCTCGCTCGCCGCCTGGGGCGAGCCGGTTCCGGACATGGCCGGCCATTGCACGCTCCAGATCGCCCGGCGCGTCTTCCCCGATCCCGCCGGCCACGGCCTCGCCAAGGTGGCGAGCCGCCTCGGCATCCGCTTCGAGCACCACGATGCAGGCGAGGATGCCTTTGCCTGCGCCGAGATCGCACTCGCGGCCCTGCGCGAGACGGGTGCGACCGACATCGCCGACCTCGCTCGCGGCCTCGGTCTCATCCCGACCCGCGCCCTCACCACGCCGCGCCGGGACATGACCCGCTCGACCTCGGCGAAGGCTCTGCGCGCCTCGGGCATCGTCGATCTCCGGCCCTCGAACGCGCTGCGCTTCGCCATGCGCGGCAGCACCGGCAATCGCTACCTGCTCGAATTCGAGGAGCGGACGGACGGGCCGTATCTGCGCTGCTCCTGCCCGGCGGGCACCCACCGCCGCCGCTGCCGCCATGTCGATGCGCTGGTCGAGGGCGACATCACCGAGCTGACGTCGAACAACTTCGACGATGTCGAGCGGCTGCGCCAATTGCTCGACGGCAAGAGCGTCGGACCGGTGCGGATCAAGGGCGTCGCCGCTGCCTGA